The following are encoded in a window of Halorarum salinum genomic DNA:
- a CDS encoding tyrosine-type recombinase/integrase — protein MSSAETADPEDPIGYFLQDMELHGKSRRTRREYGRLLERFESFLAAGTAPSGEVGPAGASHRDCMAFVHDLRQDPDLADSTVATYAAYLHRFYAYMTQVGAFEANPMALVMEELDERIDTDPTRREIPVARMRTFVSGIRHPLERALVVALLKTGMRVGELCNLDLRDLALSRELPGYDVGSRAQLDGRPDSLYVAAEPSVGESYNGETRSASNKRKRGTVVPVDDELERTLLRWLAVRPDAVSPAEPLFVGTASGWGERLTPEQVQRIVRRHATEMGWYEPGAGAAENVTPHYFRHFFTTHLRERTGDRGVVKYLRGDVADDIVDTYTHNWGDNVRETYERHVYSLYGPA, from the coding sequence ATGAGTAGCGCCGAGACCGCGGACCCGGAGGACCCGATCGGCTACTTCCTCCAGGACATGGAGCTCCACGGGAAGAGCCGGCGGACCCGGCGGGAGTACGGCAGGCTGCTCGAACGGTTCGAGTCGTTCCTCGCGGCGGGCACGGCTCCGAGCGGGGAGGTCGGCCCGGCCGGAGCCTCCCACCGGGACTGCATGGCGTTCGTCCACGACCTCCGGCAGGACCCCGACCTGGCCGACTCGACGGTCGCGACCTACGCCGCCTACCTCCACCGGTTCTACGCCTACATGACCCAGGTCGGGGCGTTCGAGGCGAACCCGATGGCGCTCGTCATGGAGGAACTCGACGAGCGGATCGACACGGACCCGACGCGCCGGGAGATCCCGGTGGCGAGGATGCGCACGTTCGTCTCCGGCATCCGCCACCCGCTGGAGCGGGCACTCGTCGTGGCGCTCCTCAAGACGGGGATGCGTGTCGGGGAGCTCTGCAACCTCGACCTCCGTGACCTGGCGCTCTCGAGGGAGCTCCCGGGGTACGACGTCGGCTCGCGCGCACAGCTCGACGGCCGCCCCGACTCGCTGTACGTCGCCGCGGAGCCGTCCGTCGGCGAGTCGTACAACGGCGAGACGCGCTCGGCGTCGAACAAGCGAAAGCGGGGGACCGTCGTCCCTGTCGACGACGAGCTCGAACGGACGCTGCTCCGCTGGCTCGCCGTCCGTCCGGACGCCGTCTCCCCCGCCGAACCCCTGTTCGTCGGGACGGCGAGCGGCTGGGGCGAACGGCTCACGCCCGAGCAGGTCCAGCGGATCGTGCGGCGCCACGCGACCGAGATGGGCTGGTACGAACCGGGGGCGGGCGCCGCCGAGAACGTCACGCCCCACTACTTCCGACACTTCTTCACGACGCACCTCCGGGAGCGGACCGGCGACCGGGGGGTCGTGAAGTACCTCCGCGGCGACGTCGCCGACGACATCGTCGACACCTACACCCACAACTGGGGCGACAACGTCCGCGAGACGTACGAACGGCACGTCTACTCGCTGTACGGCCCGGCCTGA
- a CDS encoding DUF5805 domain-containing protein encodes MIGHGTVELIREAYQRCIVSELDTERTEVRVKLPRYQKEAWIEDAEEVGMSQAEFVRTMVQAGRNELGLEGSGGAGEDASEEPPSEGVDPRGGGLEDRVLEVLRREGAMDWDELLEFVAGDVEDRLDEALGEVQEGGLVIYSGRDGGYVLTDE; translated from the coding sequence ATGATAGGACACGGAACGGTGGAATTGATAAGGGAGGCCTACCAGCGATGCATCGTGAGCGAACTCGACACGGAACGGACCGAGGTGCGCGTGAAACTCCCCCGCTACCAGAAGGAGGCGTGGATCGAGGACGCCGAGGAAGTCGGCATGTCACAGGCCGAGTTCGTCCGCACGATGGTCCAGGCCGGCCGGAACGAGCTCGGACTCGAGGGTTCGGGGGGCGCCGGCGAGGACGCCTCCGAGGAACCCCCTTCCGAGGGCGTCGACCCCAGGGGTGGCGGCCTCGAAGACCGGGTCCTCGAGGTTCTTCGACGCGAGGGGGCGATGGACTGGGACGAACTCCTCGAGTTCGTCGCGGGGGACGTCGAGGACCGCCTCGACGAGGCGCTCGGGGAGGTTCAGGAGGGAGGACTCGTCATCTACAGCGGCCGCGACGGGGGGTACGTGCTGACCGATGAGTAG
- a CDS encoding carbohydrate kinase family protein: MTPEVVTIGAATVDRQYLVSNHPEPDGGAFANDVEESFGGVAANVATACARFGREAGLVARLGEDDVADRVLEELRRSALDVSRVRREPGTSTHCVILRDGDGRRSIVTAGDSTKRLRLDDADLAYLADADAMFVTAYAPDPVHEALLSRAREDAFPPVAFDLSGRPAELEGRGARVATVDAWVEAASLFVVGEVAAEAYLGCSGREAAERLRERGADGVASTVGDDGATLLGPEADLDVPALDVDVVDETGAGDAFVAGLIDAWVLGDASAADAGRFAAAAAGLNCESAGARGGLPTREEVEAALAAR, from the coding sequence GTGACGCCGGAGGTCGTCACGATCGGCGCCGCGACGGTCGACCGGCAGTACCTCGTCTCGAACCACCCGGAACCCGACGGCGGCGCGTTCGCGAACGACGTCGAGGAGTCGTTCGGCGGCGTCGCCGCGAACGTAGCGACGGCGTGTGCGCGGTTCGGTCGCGAGGCGGGACTCGTCGCCAGACTCGGGGAGGACGACGTGGCGGACCGCGTTCTCGAGGAACTCCGCCGCTCCGCGCTGGACGTCTCCCGCGTGCGGCGAGAACCTGGGACGAGCACGCACTGCGTGATTCTCCGTGACGGGGACGGGAGACGGAGCATCGTGACGGCCGGCGACAGCACGAAACGGCTCCGGCTGGACGACGCCGACCTGGCGTACCTGGCGGACGCCGACGCCATGTTCGTCACCGCCTACGCGCCGGATCCCGTCCACGAGGCGCTGCTCTCCCGTGCGCGGGAGGACGCGTTTCCGCCCGTCGCGTTCGATCTCTCGGGGCGACCCGCAGAACTCGAGGGGCGCGGCGCCCGCGTCGCGACCGTCGACGCCTGGGTCGAGGCGGCGTCGCTGTTCGTCGTCGGCGAGGTCGCGGCGGAGGCCTACCTGGGCTGTTCCGGCCGCGAGGCGGCCGAGCGGCTACGCGAGCGCGGAGCCGACGGGGTCGCGTCCACCGTCGGCGACGACGGTGCGACGCTGCTCGGCCCGGAGGCCGACCTCGACGTCCCGGCCCTCGACGTCGACGTGGTCGACGAGACGGGCGCGGGGGACGCGTTCGTCGCGGGGCTGATCGACGCCTGGGTGCTCGGGGACGCGTCCGCCGCCGACGCGGGCCGGTTCGCCGCCGCGGCGGCGGGCCTCAACTGCGAGTCCGCGGGCGCTCGTGGGGGTCTCCCGACGCGCGAGGAGGTCGAGGCGGCTCTCGCCGCCCGGTAG